In the genome of Primulina tabacum isolate GXHZ01 chromosome 13, ASM2559414v2, whole genome shotgun sequence, the window atgaattacaaAAAATATTGTACGGAGCTTATGTCTATTTACTAGTTAATATAATATACACGAGGTATATGAGTCccattattttttatgaagtGGTAGATGTTATAACTACAACCTGGATGTCCTAATACGATAagtattttaattttgttatttaaaaataaaataatattatcatatattaatattaattttttaaaaaaacaactttagttattattaataataataaattaaaatagcgATTTTAGTGATGCTGTTTCAGCGATCGAGAGACTCTCTCTAAAAAATCCTTCGAATCTGAGAAGAGCCGTCCGGAAACTATTGTTCCTGGTAAACCTTCCTTAGGCTGAATACTTGTTTGTAATCATGCTTGtgaattgatatattttatgtATACGAGCTTGAAATTCCTTGTATTCTGTAATATTCCctggatttttatttttgtttagcAGATCTTGGATTTTTGCATTTGATTtggttttggttgtttttagaatgtttggatattgtttaaaaaatagATTGTGCGAGGATGAAATTTGCCAGCTTTCTTTCTTTCATTCATTCTTTCTTTTTAATCGTAATCGACATTTCTGTTCTGGGATAAAAGTCTTAGATCCGGAGGTTTTCTTTTAAGAAGTTACGAGGAGAAAGATGTTGCCATTTTATGGTCTTCGATATTGCAGACTATTTTATTATGGAATTTTGGTTGATGAAAGTGGCGAGTTACTTCTATTAGGGTTTCAGGATTTGGGTGTGAATTCTTACTTCTGTTAGGATTTTCACGGttgaaagttggagtgattctTATATCAGGATTTTGGGGGTGAATTTCATAAGATTTCATATGTTTTTTAAAATGTCTAGAAAATATCAATTAATAAAGTTTTAGGGAGTCTAGTGCTGTGATTATGgttttttctatgtttaattcTATggattatgatttatgttaccTACGTTTCCcttcttttcattttgttttttcaCTTTTGTGGTGAAGCTTTTAGCTCCAGGAAAACACAATGTCGACTGTGGATGAGCCATTGTATCCTATAGCAGTATTAATAGATGAGTTAAAGAATGACGACATTCATTTACGATTGAACTCTATCCGTAGACTTTCCACAATTGCACGTGCACTTGGGGAGGAGAGGACCCGGAAAGAGTTGATTCCATTTTTAAGTGAGAACAATGACGATGATGACGAGGTATTGCTTGCTATGGCTGAGGAATTGGGTGTATTTATCCCCTATGTTGGAGGAGTGGAGCATGCACATGTGTTGCTTCCTCCTCTGGAAACGCTTTGCACCGTGGAGGAGACCTGTGTGAGGGACAAAGCTGTGGAGTCATTATGCAGAATTGGTTCACAGATGAGGGAAAGTGATTTGGTTGACTGGTTTATTCCTCTCGTGAAGGTTTGTTATGATTAAGTATTTTGCTTATGATTTTTAATTCTATCATGTAAAGTGTTATATGGAGAAAGTACTGATACAATTTAGATTAAATCTTTCTttactaaaaatatttgcttGAACTCTATTTAATTATGAACCACAGAGGCTGGCAGCTGGTGAGTGGTTTACCGCTCGGGTTTCAGCTTGTGGGTTATTTCACATTGCATACCCAAGTGCCCCAGATATGCTAAAGACGGAGTTGAGATCAATATACAGTCAGTTGTGTCAAGATGATATGCCAATGGTGAGAAGGGCTGCTGCAACAAACCTTGGAAAATTTGCTGCCACTGTGGAACCTGCTCATCTCAAGACAGACATTATGTCAATGTTTGAGGATCTTACACAAGATGGTAAACAAACTTTGGGTTGTTGTATTTACCCCAATCAATCATTTTATCAAGCtttttctaatgatattgacGTATCTAAATGGTGTCCAGTAGATATTAGTAAGCATCAAAATAAtggttttttattatttgaattttgaatgctCATAATGCCTGTCCAAGATTAATCAGAGTTATTTCAACAGAATGAGAATGCACTACAAATTGTTGTGATAGTTTCCTACATGTAATGATTTTTCCACGGGAATTATTTGGTGTTGCTGCAATATTTCTAGTTGAGGCTAAACTAAATGGCCTCCACCTTTGTCAGTTgttgaaatttatttaattagttacTGAAGATAGGTACTTGGTTTCATTGCTTTGAAAGTACCCATTTTATGAGCTTGTTGAGATTTATTGCTTAGTCACTCTAGAAAAATGGGTTGATTCTCAGAAAGTTGGCGGCAGTTCATGGTCTTGGAGTGGTTTGATATCATGATTAGAAGGAAGGTACAACTAGTTTGAAACTAAAGTTAATATTGTTCAgtgaatattaaataaaatctaTTGAGGTTTGATATCATGATTAGAAGGAAGGTACCTCTAGTTTGAAACAAAAGTGAATATTGTTCAgtgaatattaaataaaatctaTTGCCTTTTTCTTCATGCCTTGCATACTAACTTGGGATCAGCATTGCATGCTAGCATACATGGCTTTTGAAGTAGAATAAGATAAGGAAGTAATTGGAATCTCTATTAAAAGTGAGCAGAATGAAGTGCACCATTCGTGCTAAAGAATGATTAAATCATAttcaagaaaattgaatgtggtCTATTGGTCTTCAAATGAGGAACGTGATGAAAGGAGTCAAATAATCAGAAATGTTTAGGGTATTCAAATGCTCTGATATCTCGAAAATGGTTCTTTTGTTTGTTCATGCCCTGTTATCAACAGTACTTTAAGTAAGTTAGTTGGAATGAAGAATTAGAGTGACAGCTTCAAGCATCAATTTACACAATGCGGAATACAAAATATGGTGGGTATTGCTGGCTGCAAACAAGTTTTAACATTCATGATTCCTCTTTTCAGATCAAGATTCTGTTCGGTTACTAGCTGTGGAGAGCTGTGCTGCTCTTGGAAAATTGTTGGAACCTCAAGATTGTGTTGCACATATTCTCCCCGTAATTGTCAACTTCTCGCAGGTACAATTTTACCGTTTTTTATTATCAGTGCTGAACTTATTAACTTCTTAATGTTCTGATCTCTATAATTGTTGTATGCCAAGTATTTTTTCTTAGTCTTGTGGACAATCCTTTGTGTTTAACATGCTTGAAAATTGTGTTTATCAGGATAAGTCTTGGCGTGTTCGCTACATGGTTGCCAACCAGTTGTATGAGCTTTGCGAGGCTGTTGGACCTGAGCCTACTAggttattatatttatatttcatttttcttgacGCGTTCTTGGTTCTTTATACTGCCTGATGCTAATACAAATATCTTCTTGTTACATTTAATTTGTTTACAGGGTAATCAACATGGTATGTGGAAAGTAGATTGACTACATTATcagaaataattttttgttcTTTCTTCTTGCTACATGTGCATGTATGAGGCCGTGTGTGTTTGTATGGACATGTATAACAAACTTATGATTATTGCTATTATTCAATTAAGAATACTTGTTCTCCACTGGTCCTATTTAATTTTTATCCATATGTTCTCATGACGCACTTGACTTTTTTATGCCTGTAGAGTAACAAACTTATTGGCAAATCGGTGCTTTTCAATTTTCTTTCTGTGTATTTTAACTGAATTTTTCCTTGAGATTACTTTCAACGGGAGTGATGTTTTCCTCGTCATGTAGATGGTATCTTAACTATTCATGTTTAGCTACAACAAAGTTGCATAATAAGGAAAGAtgccaaaaataaaaaattgttaatgTGGACACTGTTATCATAGTCATTTATGTTTCTATGTCccttttaattgtttatggaGTGTCTAGCGGTATATGTTTTCTTATGAAAGTCTTCTTCCTAAGTTTAACTGAATATGTTAATTTTTTCtgtgatttaattttttaatcacGTCACTAGTGTTTCTCATAATGAAATGATGCATTATACCGTTGATTATATGTTTCAGGACAGATTTGGTTCCTGCTTATGTTCGCCTACTTCGAGATAATGAAGCAGAAGTGCGTATAGCAGCTGCCGGAAAAGTTACCAAGTTCTGTCGGATTCTTAACCCTGAACTCGCTATTCAGCATATTCTTCCCTGTGTGAAGGTAGGAGCCTGaagtatttttttaatgatagctgatgaatatttgattcatgtaaTTGCTTTCTACTATCTAATAAAAGTTGCTACTTGCAGGAATTGTCATCTGATTCCTCACAACATGTGAGATCTGCTTTGGCATCTGTCATTATGGGAATGGCTCCTGTGTTGGGAAAGGTAAATCAGTTTGCAACTTAAAGTTGATGAAATATGCCGTTGATGCAAATTCTTGTTTCACGATGAACTGCTAATTAGTTTCAGCTCCAGTGTATTTTAAGTAACATTGTTAGTAACTAAAGGCATATTGTTTTATGTTATCTGAGCATCTTTGCATGTGTGCGGAGATGGAATGGCAGTCTCTTTTTGCTTCATAGTTCCATATGATCGGCTACGCTAAACATCAAGTGTTTCTGCATATGTTACCACATCCACCTGCTTGTTCCCATGGCTATTGATCTTAACCCTGCGGTTGCTTCAGCTATTTATGCTCACTGTAGTTATGTACACTTTGTGTTGATATCATATGCATGGTTTTTGACAGAGTTCCAGTTTAACAATTAACAATTTCTATCCATAGATAGCTCTATATCTTTAGTTGGTAACTCCTTGTCATTCGACCTGGAGAATGTATACATTTTGTTCGTTCACATCAAATCTATTTCACGGTTGGTTGGTCAGACCAAGACACTCACCTGAGTCAGCATTGGCTTGCCTGAATTTTGAGTCAAGATGTCTCAATTGTCCTATATCTTGGAGGCCGGAGTCGTGTGCAGATTGATCTTGGTTCTTGTGAAGGAGCTGTAGGGTCTTGTTAAGATTCAATGCGTATTTTTCTTTGCCGTGTCTTTGGGAATAAAAATACCCTGTTTTCTTAAGACACTCGTACATGTTTTAGCCCTGTTTGCATCCTATGAATTTTGATTTAGTCACCATTATAGTATTTGTATGGATATGGATGTGGGTGGTATTTGCTCTCCTTTCTAAGCTCACTATTTATAAtttgtgttgtaaaattttcaaCTGATCGGTGATTCCTTAGTTGTCAATTTCATGGTTTTTCAATATATCATTTATTACTTTCTTGGAGtcacatttcttaaataaaGAAGTAATAATATAGGCAGACAATTACAGTGGGTTTTAAAAATTGAGGTCTTGTTTTTGTTGATAATGCAGGATGCAACTATTGAACAACTTCTTcctatttttctttctttattgAAAGACGAATTTCCTGATGTTCGCCTCAATATCATTAGCAAGCTAGATCAAGTCAATCAGGTGTGTAATATTCcttcaaattttttcttttgttaAAGGAACTTCTTCACCTGTATGGctttttcaaaatattactcTTTATACCTGTTTCTGGATGCGTGCAGGTTATTGGGATTGATTTGCTCTCTCAGTCTTTATTACCTGCTATTGTTGAGCTGGCTGAGGATAGGCATTGGAGAGTTCGGCTAGCCATCATAGAATATATACCACTATTGGCTAGTCAATTGGGTGTTGGATTTTTTGATGATAAATTGGGTGCCCTTTGCATGCAGTGGTTACAGGACAAGGTTGGTGTTTTTTTTCTTAGGATTATGCTCGTCTAATGTGTAAAGTTATTTTACAAATTGATAGTATTTTCTCGTTTTCCAATCTACATGAGAACTTTGGAAGAATGATGTCATGGCAATAGTGAGGTCAAACTTAATGTTACATGATGAGACATCCAGGAGAAATGTGTAGATTTAACCATCCCATTGTAGATTTTCTGTTCACTTCAACTCATCTATTGATTTAATAATTTCCTCTTTTTTACTTCTTTTTTAAAACGATTTTTACTTctctatttttaataataatcttttAGGTCGGTTGgccatttttcttttttcttaatAGACCATTTGTTTACATTTGTCATGGACTAATAACGTACATCAATGGGTAAAACCATTGAAATGGACGACCGTTAATGTCTTCCTTTTTGTTTATGTAAAGGTTCACTCGATTAGAGATGCTGCTGCTAATAATCTGAAACGCCTCGCTGAAGAATTTGGTCCAGAGTGGGCAATGCAGCATATTGTACCACAGGTTTGTTGATGATGTTAATTATTGCTTTGTTATTCTTTCTGCTTCCTCTGAAGTTGCTAGCCTGgtatttcaatttattttctgCATGTATGACTGATTAAATTATAGTTGTGGCTTGTACATGAAGCCAAGAGATGGTAATATTTCAAGTTACAGTTTCTTATTTTACGCACAAGTTTTTTGAACCCCTCAGTAAAATTAACAAGCTGATGTCTTCTTTTGTGAGATCCCAAAGAACATAGAAAGGAGAGAGCCACAACGAACTCATGCCTATCAAGGCAAGAAGAGCTGTTCGTGAGAATGATAAACCGTGTATGGCTTAATTGAAGAATGGCTTGAGTTAGTCATGGATGACATATGGCCCTAACTTCACAGGCAAATTGGTCAAGCATTTAAATGGAATAAAACATATTTCCAGTTTCCCCTCTTTCAGACAAATAGAAGTTTCTTGGTTGCCATTTCTGCTGTCATTTTGTCACCAAATTTGTTGGCCATTTGAGAGCAAAATGAATTACCTTTtttattctattacatatttCTGCAGTAAAATTGTAGAATTTTTGCCATTTCCGCCACTGGTTTAAGATATAACATGAATGTGCATTCATGGCCTCGTTAACGGGTCCCATGCAGGTGTTGGAGATGATAGGCAACGCACACTACCTGTATCGAATGACCATTCTTCGTGCAATTTCATTGCTTGCTCCTGTTATGGGCTCTGAGATAACATGTTCCAAATTGTTGCCTGTCATTGTTACCGCATCAAAAGACAAGTAACCCCAGTTTCCAAAATTATCTATGAATATGATTGTGTAATCAAAGCCTCTACGCATATAATCAACTGTGAGTTACTTGTATTTTGCAGGGTACCAAACATAAAATTTAACGTGGCTAAAGTTTTGCAATCCATGATCCCCATCGTCGATCAACCGGTGAGTTCATTATCTGTTTCTTTCACTTGCATGAAAATGCATGTTCGCCTTGTGAAACTGAATCCATTTTATctctttttttcccttttttcttTCGTTTCATTCATGCACCTGAAACATAATCTTACTTTCCAAGGTGGTGGAGAAAACCATACGCCCTTGCCTGGTAGATCTTGCTGAGGACCCTGATGTTGATGTTCGTTTCTTTGCTAATCAAGCTCTTCAATCGATCGACCATATGATGTCGAGCTAGAAACAAGTTCACGGCCGGCAAAATGTTATTTCTGGTgtctatttttatgcatgtcTCCCTTTCTTGTAGTGGCTCTTGAATAATCATAAATTTGAGCAGGCGACCGAATTTTACTTGTTACTATTATCTCAGAAATTCCGTTTTGCTTGTATTGTATTTTCTTTGAACCAACTCTTACTAATGTTGTAGTACATCTTTTTCTGTTCAGCCGTAATGCCCCAATCGAGTTTGAAATCTTAGTTCAACTGTTGGGATTTTGGACATtacaaatttggaaaaaaagaaTGAAGGATCGGGAAAAATTAatggattaaaaaaaaaagggatCGTGAAAGAGCATGAACGGCCACCTGATCTTTGAACAAATTTGGAAACATGTTAAGCTATTGACATTGAAAATCAACGTCATTTAATGTTTGGTGTGATCGATGAGATGATATCGGATACtacataattaataaattatacaTCTTTTCGATCATTTATTATCATGTTAAACGTACCAAAGAATAAATTATCTCATACCCAATTGCTAAAAACAAGTCTATATAAttcattgatatttataaaaaaataaataaataaatggagTCCaagttaaaataattaaacactaaaacatatatttttttaaattgatagGAGGAACATACAttttaaagtcataaaatatatttatttaaagaaaagGGTACGAATTGAATCTGGTCTTGAGTCTATCGCTTCATGGTGTTCTGAATTGGCGGAGGCATTGCAGCCTTTCGATTCTGCCTCTCCACGTTCCCATGCCAAcctacatttttcttttcacatttattaattatatttgtccaaaaataaaataaagtataataAGTTATAATGTCGAAAAGGGTTTCATACAAatttatatgacccaaaaaataagaataaatataaaAAGAATTAGGAAGTTAATCTCG includes:
- the LOC142522274 gene encoding uncharacterized protein LOC142522274, which gives rise to MSTVDEPLYPIAVLIDELKNDDIHLRLNSIRRLSTIARALGEERTRKELIPFLSENNDDDDEVLLAMAEELGVFIPYVGGVEHAHVLLPPLETLCTVEETCVRDKAVESLCRIGSQMRESDLVDWFIPLVKRLAAGEWFTARVSACGLFHIAYPSAPDMLKTELRSIYSQLCQDDMPMVRRAAATNLGKFAATVEPAHLKTDIMSMFEDLTQDDQDSVRLLAVESCAALGKLLEPQDCVAHILPVIVNFSQDKSWRVRYMVANQLYELCEAVGPEPTRTDLVPAYVRLLRDNEAEVRIAAAGKVTKFCRILNPELAIQHILPCVKELSSDSSQHVRSALASVIMGMAPVLGKDATIEQLLPIFLSLLKDEFPDVRLNIISKLDQVNQVIGIDLLSQSLLPAIVELAEDRHWRVRLAIIEYIPLLASQLGVGFFDDKLGALCMQWLQDKVHSIRDAAANNLKRLAEEFGPEWAMQHIVPQVLEMIGNAHYLYRMTILRAISLLAPVMGSEITCSKLLPVIVTASKDKVPNIKFNVAKVLQSMIPIVDQPVVEKTIRPCLVDLAEDPDVDVRFFANQALQSIDHMMSS